Genomic DNA from Candidatus Hydrogenedentota bacterium:
CGCGGCGACCCGCACCAGTTCACCCCCCTGGCCCGGCTCCACAAAGACCGCCGCGCCCGGCACCGGCGTGCCGTCCGCATCCACCACGCGGCCCGAGAGGACCGTGTTCTGCGCCGCAACCGAAAACGCCGCCAGCATCAGCGCGCAGGCAAGCGCGCAAAACCGTGTTGTCATCGTTTGACCCGCCCATGATTGGGGTGATTCATTTTAATACAATATCTGTAACTTGCCACTGTAAATGAAGTTAAGCCGCCTCGGCAAAATTATCTCAATGTATTGAGTAAATTTACTCAATACGTTGAGATAATTCAAGGCGGTGTTCCGTCACATCCCCTTCGCAGGGAATGTTGTAGGTCACGGAGAAATTTTGCGCGCCGTCCTCCTGTGTGACCTGCCAGAAGTCGTTGCCGTGGATACTTTGGTCCAAAACCACCCCATTGACCCGGAGTACATGCCCTGATGGCTGTTTCAGGAAGATGAAGGTTACGGGCACATACCCCAGGCCGCCATGCATGATGCATTCGGCGGTCTGGTCGCTGTCCACGACAATCTCTATGGGGAGCCTGCGGGACAGGATTCCCTTTGTCGTATTGATTTTCAGGTCGTTCCCCTTGGCGAGGCGGTGGATGACCCGCCAGGTGCCGCCGTTTTCCGCCAAGTCCGCGCGCAGGGCCGTGTTGGGGCCGTAATAGTCCTCCGCACGCTGCGGGACCACGAGCAGTTCCACCTCAGCCTCGACGAAGTCGCCGGGTTCGAGCCGGGTCAGGCCGGGGGGCGGGACGAGTTCCACGTTGGCGCTTGGAATGCCGTTTTTCGTGCCGTAGACGGCGGCGAAGGGCCTGGGCACGTCCTTACCGCCCAACCGCGCCCGCCACTCCCGCACCACCAGGCCCCGGTCGGCCCAAGCGCCCTCTTTCCACTGTTCCCCGCGGATGCCGCCAAGCAGGGCGAACCAGGGGGCCTCCCCCGCGCACTCCATCGGGTCGAGGAGGTATTTCTTGCCGCCGCGCTCCGTTTTCCATTCCTCCGTGAGCCCGTCCCGGTCTCCCCGCGCGATGGCGGTGAACTGGTGGTCGTTGTAGTTGTCCGCACCCAACTGATAGAAAGCCAGGCGCGAAAACTCCACCGACTTCAGCGCCTTGTAGCGGATACGATGGTATGCGCGGTTCACGTCGTCGCAGCGGGGCGTGGACACCTCGACACGGGCGGCGATTTTCCCGTCGGCGGACACGCCGGCATAAACCACGCGGGTCAGATTCGGTCCCTGGGACAGGTAGGCCGTGCGCATGCGGGTGAGGTATTGCTTTGCGCCCGACTGGTCGAAATAGACCAGGAAGTCGCCGCCGCCCACGTTGTGGGTCCACTGCCACTGCCCGGAGTTCATGCCCGTGACCATCAGCGGTCGCACGTCGTCAATCATGGACCGGTTCAGCCCGACCTCCGGGTCGTAGCAGATGGACTCGCCGAAGGAGCCGATGGCCGCCTGGTCCCACAACTGGTTGCCGCCCCACCCGATGAGGCAGAGCTGGGCGTGCGATGCGGCGGGCACCCCGCCCCACCGCGCGTAGGTGACGGCAAATTCGCCCTCCCATCGCCCGCCGGGCGGCACGGTGACCTGGGTTATGCCGTTGAACCACGGCCCCTCATAGAGCAGGGTGCGTTCCGGCAGGCGGTGCCAGTTTTTGGAAATCTGCACCGGGATGCCCGTTGGGTTGCCCTCCTTGTCCCGGAGCATGGCGGACATGCCGGTGACGCCCTGAAAAGACCCCTCGAAAGCGAAGACCAGGGGAAAGGACATCGCAACGTCGCCGGTGTTTTCCAGGGTTACGGGGAAACGGTCCAGACGGTCCAGGTCTTCGGCCATGTCCCAGTTTCGGGGTGGCAGGGAGACCACGTGGCCGCCCAGCAGAGTGTCATACTGCACGGGCAGGGCCGCGTCTCCTTTGCGGGGGTCCGTCACCCGCACCTGTCTGGCGCCCAAGTCGGATTTATCCAGATACCAGGCAAGGGTATTCCTGCCGGATGCGCCCGCCGGAATGTCACACACGCCCTCTCCCCGGCTTATAGCCCCGTTCTCGTGCAATTCAGTGGCCAGCAGGACATCCTCCAATGCCTTGGTGGGGGTGATCTCCAAAGTCAGATGGCAATGGCTGGGCCACGCAGCCACCTCAAGCCGTCCAGTCGCGTCCAGCCGGTTACCCGCAGCGTCGGCGAACTCCAGGCCGAGAATGTCAAAACGCTGCAAGAAGCGCCCCCCGGCGATTTGGCGCACGGGATAATTCGCGTGGTCCCTGGTGTCCGCCGCCGCGCCGGTGCAGGTGTAGGTCGTCCCGTCCACCGTCACACTCGGGATTAACTTTGCGGGGGGAAGCCCGGCGATGACCGTGTTGGAGTCCTCCATGGCGGCGCTGTAGGGTGCCGGGCGCGCAATGGGTCCAATCCGTGTGATGTCGGCCCGCTCCACATCAAGGGCCATGCCGTAATGGTTTGTCTGCACGTGGAGCACGCGCCGTCCCTCGGGCGACTGCCCCCGCAGGCCGTCGGCCCACCAGAGAAACGTGTACCCGTCGGCGAAAGAGGGGGTGGCGGTGGAGGCAAGGAGAAGGAGGAGGCATATGGTGTGTGGTTTCATGGCAACACTATACCCGAAAACGCTTTGTGGACGGACACGGACGGGAGGAAGAACACGGACAGACACGGACAGACACGGACAGACACGGACGGACACGGACGGACACGGACGGACACGGACAGACACGGACAGACACGGACGGGCACGGACGGACACGGACAGACACGGACAGACACGGACAGACACGGACAGACACGGATGGGCACGGACGGACACGGACAGACACGGACGGGCACGGACGGACACGGACGGGCACGGAGAAGACAGAGAACACGGATGGGAGAGGCTTGGGGAGAGGCTTGGGGGGCAGTGGCCGTCTCCGGGGTGTTTGCGCGTGTTTGGGGTGAATTGTTATGCTTCCCGGCGGCGGGCCGGTGACCGGTCCGCCGCCTTGTTCCATTCGGAGAAACAGTATTCATGTCCGACTCCCCTGAACACACGGAAACCGCCTCCGCCGCGTCCGGTGGTCCGCCGCGCCGCCGGATGGCCGGTTTTGTGGGGGTCTTTGTGTTCACGGTGCTGCTGCTGCTCACGGCCTACCGGTACACGGTGGACACTCGGGTGAACGACTGGTATCTGTTCCAGGTGGCCAGGCACACGTCGTGGGTGCTGGGGAAAATCGGGCACTCCTCGGAACTGGAGGGGCGGATTTACGGGCAGACGGAGGCCAATGTGGCGCGTGCCAGCCTGAAAGCCTGGGACGAGGGCCGTGAAGAGCCTTCGGAGGAGGAGGTTCAGGCGGCGTCCAACACGCCGCTCACCCCGTGGGAGCGGTGGTCCTACCGGGCGGTGGAGGGGCGTGTCCGGGACCACAAGGGAAGCAACGGCCCGGGCATCTCCTTTGTGCTCCGTCCGGGGCTGACCACGGAAATCTCGGAGATTAACGGCGAAATAGCCGAGGTGCGGGAGGACGGGAGCCTGGACGAAGTGTCGCGCGAGGCCCGGCTTGCGGAGCTGCGCGCCCGTGTCCAGGAACTGAGAAACATCCAGCAGGAGGTGCGGCGGGGCGAGCGGCCCGCCTCGGACGACGTGGCGCTGATGTTCCCCTTCATCGTGGTGGCCGAATGCGGTGCCATCGAGGTGATGGCCATTTTTCTGGCGGCGGTGCTGGCGTTTCCGGCGGGGTGGCGGAAGAAACTGATCGGGCTGGCGGGCGGCCTGCCGCTGATGTATTCGGTGAACATTTTCAGGCTTTCCTTTTTGGGGGTGCTGGGCGCGTTGGACACGGAGAACAGGTGGTTCAAGTTCGCGCACGAATACGCCTGGCAGGCGGTGTACATCGTGTTTGTGGTCGCGGTGTGGCTGGCCTGGGTGGAGTACATAGTGAACGGGACGCGTCCGGGGGAGCGGCTGCGCGGACGGGGTCCGCTGTGGTTCTGCGCCAAATTCCTGGTTTTTGTCACGGTGCTTGTGGCGGCATGGTGGATGTTCCTCCCGTATTATGGGCAGTTTCTGCTTCAGGTGTCCGGCGGCATCCTGAAATACGGGCTGGGCATGCCCATAGAGTCTGGCCGGATTGTGCCCAAGGAACTGCTGAACACGGGGACCGACCTGGTTTTCCGCATGGCTGAAGGGCGCCAGCGCATCATGCACATCGCGCTGCTGACGACCAATGTGCCGCCGTATCTGGCGCTGGTGCTGGCCACGGGCGGGCTGGCCCTGGGACGGCGGCTGCGGGTGATGGCCTACGGCTTCGGCATTCTCTGCGCGTTCCATTTGATCTTCATCATCGTGTTCATGCGTTTCCAGGAGACGCTTGCGAAGGCCAGCGAGATTCCCACGGCGGTGGTGCTGTTTTTCTTGACATTGCCTTTTCTGATGTGGATTGTGTTCGCCTATTGGGACCGACTCACCGGCAACGGCGGTCCGTCCCGGAACGAAGCCGGGGCGCAGTCTCCGGAAAGCAACAATGAGAAGCCGTCCGCGCCTCCGGCCGGCGCAGGAGAATAAGCCATGGACATGAAAGAACGCTGCGTTCTCGCGCACCAGGAGATGAAACAGCACCTTTTCGAGGAGCTGCTGCCTTTCTGGGCCACCCGCGGGGTGGACAAGGAATACGGCGGGTATCTGACCTATTTTGACAAGGACGGCAACCCCACCGGGGAGACGGTGAAGACCCTCATCTGCCAGTTGCGCATGATCTTCACCTACTCTTCGATTCACCGGGCGAACCTGGACCCGGACGGGAAGTTCCTGGAGATGGCCCAACAGGGCGTGGATTTTGTCCTGGCGCATTTCTGGGACGAGAAGCACGGCGGCTGGCTTTGG
This window encodes:
- a CDS encoding archaeosortase/exosortase family protein, whose translation is MSDSPEHTETASAASGGPPRRRMAGFVGVFVFTVLLLLTAYRYTVDTRVNDWYLFQVARHTSWVLGKIGHSSELEGRIYGQTEANVARASLKAWDEGREEPSEEEVQAASNTPLTPWERWSYRAVEGRVRDHKGSNGPGISFVLRPGLTTEISEINGEIAEVREDGSLDEVSREARLAELRARVQELRNIQQEVRRGERPASDDVALMFPFIVVAECGAIEVMAIFLAAVLAFPAGWRKKLIGLAGGLPLMYSVNIFRLSFLGVLGALDTENRWFKFAHEYAWQAVYIVFVVAVWLAWVEYIVNGTRPGERLRGRGPLWFCAKFLVFVTVLVAAWWMFLPYYGQFLLQVSGGILKYGLGMPIESGRIVPKELLNTGTDLVFRMAEGRQRIMHIALLTTNVPPYLALVLATGGLALGRRLRVMAYGFGILCAFHLIFIIVFMRFQETLAKASEIPTAVVLFFLTLPFLMWIVFAYWDRLTGNGGPSRNEAGAQSPESNNEKPSAPPAGAGE